The Streptomyces seoulensis genome contains a region encoding:
- a CDS encoding UDP-N-acetylmuramoyl-tripeptide--D-alanyl-D-alanine ligase encodes MIALSLAEIAAVVGGQTHDIPDTSVQVTGPVVRDSREVVPGTLFVAFVGERVDGHDFAAQVVEAGAVAVLASRPVGVPAIVVDDVQEALGALARHVVERLGATLVALTGSAGKTSTKDLIAQVLGGKAPTVFTPGSLNNEIGLPLTALSATEETKFLVLEMGARGIGHIRYLAGLTPPKVGLVLNVGSAHIGEFGGREQIAQAKGELVESLPAAADGGAAILNADDPLVRAMASRTKAKVVLFGESAEADVRAENVRLTDSGQPSFRLHTPSGASDVTMRLYGEHHVSNALAAAAVAHELGMSASEIASALSGAGTLSRWRMEVTERPDGVTIVNDAYNANPESMRAALKALVAMGKGRRTWAVLGKMAELGDEALAEHDAVGRLAVRLNVSKLVAVGGIEASWLQLGAYNEGSWGEESVHVSDAQAAIDLLRKQLRPGDVVLVKASRSVGLESVAQTLAEAGTEGEVAAR; translated from the coding sequence GTGATCGCCCTCTCCCTCGCCGAGATCGCAGCAGTCGTCGGCGGGCAGACACACGACATACCGGATACGTCCGTCCAGGTCACCGGCCCGGTCGTCCGGGACTCCCGCGAGGTGGTGCCCGGCACCCTGTTCGTCGCCTTCGTCGGCGAGCGGGTGGACGGCCACGACTTCGCGGCCCAGGTCGTCGAGGCGGGCGCGGTCGCCGTGCTGGCGTCGCGTCCCGTCGGCGTGCCCGCGATCGTCGTGGACGACGTCCAGGAGGCGCTCGGCGCCCTCGCCCGGCACGTCGTCGAACGGCTCGGCGCGACCCTCGTCGCCCTGACCGGCTCGGCGGGCAAGACCAGCACCAAGGACCTCATCGCCCAGGTGCTCGGCGGCAAGGCGCCGACCGTGTTCACGCCCGGCTCGCTCAACAACGAGATCGGGCTGCCGCTGACCGCCCTGTCCGCCACCGAGGAGACCAAGTTCCTCGTGCTGGAGATGGGCGCCCGCGGCATCGGGCACATCCGCTACCTGGCCGGACTCACCCCGCCCAAGGTCGGGTTGGTGCTCAACGTGGGCAGCGCCCACATCGGCGAGTTCGGCGGCCGCGAGCAGATCGCCCAGGCCAAGGGCGAGTTGGTGGAGAGCCTTCCCGCGGCCGCGGACGGCGGCGCCGCGATCCTCAACGCCGACGACCCGCTGGTGCGCGCGATGGCCTCCCGTACCAAGGCGAAGGTGGTCCTTTTCGGAGAGTCGGCCGAAGCGGACGTACGCGCCGAGAACGTACGACTCACGGACAGCGGACAGCCCTCCTTCAGGCTTCACACACCCTCCGGTGCAAGCGATGTGACCATGCGCCTGTACGGTGAGCACCACGTGTCGAACGCGCTCGCCGCGGCCGCCGTCGCCCATGAGCTGGGCATGTCCGCAAGTGAGATCGCCTCCGCGCTCTCCGGCGCGGGCACCCTCTCCCGCTGGCGCATGGAGGTCACCGAGCGCCCGGACGGCGTGACCATCGTCAACGACGCCTACAACGCCAACCCCGAGTCCATGCGGGCCGCCCTCAAGGCGCTCGTGGCCATGGGCAAGGGGCGCCGCACGTGGGCGGTGCTCGGCAAGATGGCCGAGCTGGGGGACGAGGCTCTCGCCGAGCACGACGCGGTCGGACGGCTCGCCGTCCGACTCAACGTCAGCAAGCTCGTCGCGGTCGGTGGCATCGAAGCCTCCTGGCTGCAACTGGGCGCATACAACGAGGGTTCGTGGGGTGAGGAGTCGGTGCACGTGTCCGACGCACAGGCGGCGATCGACCTTTTGCGCAAGCAGTTGCGTCCGGGGGACGTCGTGCTGGTGAAGGCGTCCCGGTCGGTGGGGCTCGAGAGTGTCGCCCAGACGCTCGCCGAGGCCGGTACCGAGGGTGAGGTCGCAGCCCGATGA
- the mraY gene encoding phospho-N-acetylmuramoyl-pentapeptide-transferase, whose protein sequence is MMNQVLFSGVIGLFLTLIGTPLLIKLLARKGYGQYIRDDGPREHASKRGTPTMGGIAFILATIAAYFLSKVITGKPPTYSGLLVLGLMFGMGLVGFLDDYIKIVKRRSLGLRAKAKMAGQLIVGIGFAVLALQFPDNRGNTPASTKLSFITDFGWTIGPVLFVVWALFMILAMSNGVNLTDGLDGLATGASVLVFGAYTFIGVWQFQESCANAMTLTNPAACYEVRDPLDLAVVASALMGACLGFLWWNTSPAKIFMGDTGSLALGGVLTGLAILSRTELLVAIMGGLFVLITMSVVIQVGSFRLTGKRVFRMAPLQHHFELKGWSEVLVVVRFWIIQGICVIVGLGLFYAGWAADK, encoded by the coding sequence ATGATGAACCAGGTCCTGTTCTCGGGCGTCATCGGTCTCTTCCTGACGCTGATCGGCACCCCGCTGCTGATCAAGCTCCTCGCCCGCAAGGGTTACGGCCAGTACATCCGCGACGACGGCCCGCGCGAGCACGCCAGCAAGCGCGGTACGCCGACGATGGGCGGTATCGCCTTCATCCTGGCCACGATCGCCGCGTACTTCCTCAGCAAGGTGATCACCGGCAAGCCGCCGACGTACTCCGGCCTGCTGGTGCTCGGCCTGATGTTCGGCATGGGCCTGGTCGGCTTCCTCGACGACTACATCAAGATCGTCAAGCGGCGCTCGCTCGGTCTGCGCGCCAAGGCGAAGATGGCCGGCCAGCTGATAGTCGGCATCGGGTTCGCGGTGCTCGCCCTGCAGTTCCCCGACAACCGGGGCAACACTCCGGCTTCCACCAAGCTGTCGTTCATCACGGACTTCGGCTGGACCATCGGCCCGGTGCTGTTCGTGGTCTGGGCGCTGTTCATGATCCTCGCCATGTCCAACGGCGTGAACCTCACCGACGGTCTGGACGGCCTCGCCACCGGCGCCTCCGTCCTCGTCTTCGGCGCGTACACGTTCATCGGCGTCTGGCAGTTCCAGGAGTCCTGCGCCAACGCCATGACCCTGACCAACCCGGCCGCCTGTTACGAGGTGCGCGACCCGCTGGACCTCGCGGTGGTCGCCTCCGCCCTGATGGGTGCATGCCTGGGCTTCCTGTGGTGGAACACCTCCCCGGCGAAGATCTTCATGGGCGACACCGGCTCGCTCGCCCTCGGCGGTGTCCTCACCGGCCTGGCCATCCTCTCCCGCACGGAGCTGCTGGTGGCCATCATGGGCGGCCTGTTCGTCCTCATCACCATGTCGGTCGTCATCCAGGTCGGCTCCTTCCGGCTCACCGGCAAGCGCGTCTTCCGGATGGCACCGCTCCAGCACCACTTCGAACTCAAGGGCTGGTCCGAGGTCCTTGTCGTGGTCCGCTTCTGGATCATCCAGGGCATCTGCGTCATCGTCGGACTCGGCCTCTTCTACGCGGGATGGGCAGCGGACAAGTGA
- a CDS encoding peptidoglycan D,D-transpeptidase FtsI family protein, producing the protein MSDREAPRRRVPGPARPPRPRGAAPRRPGPGARPARRPSGGRRPPAKPALRLGSPRPRLRLVGLALALVLTAFTVRLLQVQAVDAGTYSAKAQQNRFVAHTLTAERGGITDRNGVALAVSEDAYDITADPMMFGSGQLKISDGPEQAAALLAPILGQDQEALVQKLRPANKQSRYARLASRQTPQVWKQIKDLKAALAKKGTANVLAGVFADPSSQRVYPNKDLAAGILGWVNSEGKGGGGIEQQLDKQLSGKDGKIRYAQSGGREVPTVGSTETPAVPGSDVELTIDRDIQWAAQNAISDQVRKSKADRGYVIVQDTATGQILAMANSPGFDPNDLSKADSAAMGNAALQDAYEPGSTAKVMSMAAVLEENAATPLTHVVVPNRLHRGDRLFQDDVDHATWYLTLNGVLAKSSNIGTILATGQLGKTQRAANDSLYSYLRQFGIGRYTGLGFPGETPGILAPSAKWSTSQQYTIPFGQGFSINAMQAASVYSTIANGGVRVAPTLVRGTKGADGRFAPAPGPEKTRVVSAKTAKTVAQMLESVVDDEQGTGIKARIPGYRVAGKTGTANRVDPATGRYHGYTSSFAGFAPADKPRVTVYCAIQNATSGSYFGGQICGPVYKQVMEFALKTMQVPPTGAKAAALPVSYKP; encoded by the coding sequence GTGTCCGACAGGGAAGCGCCGCGCCGCCGTGTGCCCGGACCCGCGAGGCCGCCCCGTCCCCGAGGCGCGGCCCCCCGCCGGCCCGGTCCCGGTGCCCGCCCCGCCCGCCGCCCCTCCGGCGGCCGACGCCCTCCGGCCAAGCCCGCCCTGCGGCTCGGCAGCCCCCGGCCCCGGCTCCGCCTGGTCGGCCTCGCCCTCGCCCTGGTGCTGACCGCCTTCACCGTGCGGCTCCTCCAGGTCCAGGCCGTGGACGCCGGCACCTACTCCGCCAAGGCCCAGCAGAACCGCTTCGTGGCGCACACCCTGACCGCCGAGCGGGGCGGCATCACCGACCGCAACGGCGTCGCCCTCGCCGTCAGCGAGGACGCCTACGACATCACCGCCGACCCCATGATGTTCGGCAGCGGGCAACTGAAGATCTCCGACGGGCCCGAGCAGGCCGCCGCGCTGCTCGCCCCGATCCTCGGCCAGGACCAGGAAGCGCTCGTCCAGAAGCTCCGCCCGGCCAACAAGCAGTCGCGCTACGCCCGGCTGGCCTCCCGGCAGACCCCGCAGGTCTGGAAGCAGATCAAGGACCTCAAGGCCGCCCTCGCCAAGAAGGGCACCGCCAACGTGCTCGCCGGGGTCTTCGCCGACCCCAGCAGCCAGCGGGTGTACCCCAACAAGGACCTCGCCGCCGGGATACTGGGCTGGGTCAACAGCGAGGGCAAGGGCGGCGGCGGCATCGAGCAGCAGCTCGACAAGCAGCTCTCCGGCAAGGACGGCAAGATCCGCTACGCCCAGTCCGGCGGGCGCGAGGTGCCCACCGTGGGTTCCACCGAGACCCCGGCCGTGCCCGGCAGCGACGTCGAGCTGACCATCGACCGCGACATCCAGTGGGCCGCGCAGAACGCGATCTCCGACCAGGTGAGGAAGTCCAAGGCGGACCGGGGCTACGTCATCGTCCAGGACACCGCCACCGGCCAGATCCTCGCCATGGCCAACTCGCCCGGCTTCGACCCCAACGACCTGTCCAAGGCCGACTCCGCCGCCATGGGCAACGCCGCCCTCCAGGACGCCTACGAACCCGGCTCCACCGCCAAGGTGATGTCGATGGCGGCCGTGCTGGAGGAGAACGCGGCCACCCCGCTCACCCACGTCGTCGTACCCAACCGGCTGCACCGGGGCGACCGGCTCTTCCAGGACGACGTCGACCACGCCACCTGGTACCTCACCCTCAACGGCGTGCTCGCCAAGTCCAGCAACATCGGCACCATCCTCGCCACCGGCCAGCTCGGCAAGACCCAGCGGGCGGCCAACGACTCGCTCTACTCCTACCTGCGCCAGTTCGGCATCGGCCGCTACACCGGGCTCGGCTTCCCCGGCGAGACTCCGGGCATCCTCGCGCCCTCCGCCAAGTGGTCCACCTCGCAGCAGTACACGATCCCTTTCGGCCAGGGCTTCTCCATCAACGCGATGCAGGCGGCCTCGGTCTACTCCACGATCGCCAACGGCGGAGTCCGCGTCGCGCCCACCCTGGTGCGCGGCACCAAGGGCGCCGACGGCCGCTTCGCCCCCGCGCCGGGGCCCGAGAAGACCCGTGTCGTCAGCGCGAAGACCGCGAAGACCGTCGCCCAGATGCTGGAGTCGGTCGTCGACGACGAGCAGGGCACCGGCATCAAGGCCCGCATCCCCGGGTACCGGGTGGCGGGCAAGACCGGCACCGCCAACCGTGTCGATCCGGCCACCGGGAGGTACCACGGCTACACCTCGTCCTTCGCCGGATTCGCCCCCGCGGACAAGCCCCGCGTCACCGTCTACTGCGCCATCCAGAACGCCACCTCCGGCAGCTACTTCGGCGGCCAGATCTGCGGTCCGGTCTACAAGCAGGTGATGGAGTTCGCGCTGAAGACCATGCAGGTGCCCCCGACCGGCGCGAAGGCCGCCGCCCTGCCCGTCTCCTACAAGCCCTGA
- a CDS encoding septum formation initiator family protein codes for MSSKPAPRGRAARLARLIPAGRARAARTPFVLLVVLLLGGGLLGLLVLNSALSEGSFELDDIQRRTKSLTDEEQALQRDIDAYSAPDALQRRARELGMVPGGDPAFLGPDGTVKGVPSAAPRSAALTGPRAPEALTSAPGTAPALPAPTASPSAGPASPATTTPAPGGTPRSAPTPTPGR; via the coding sequence GTGAGCAGCAAGCCCGCACCTCGGGGGAGGGCGGCCCGGCTCGCCCGGCTCATCCCCGCGGGCCGCGCCCGCGCGGCCCGCACCCCCTTCGTACTCCTCGTCGTCCTGCTCCTCGGCGGCGGACTCCTCGGTCTTCTGGTGCTCAACTCCGCGCTCAGCGAAGGGTCGTTCGAGCTGGACGACATACAGCGCCGGACCAAGAGCCTCACCGACGAGGAACAGGCCCTCCAGCGGGACATCGACGCCTACTCCGCCCCCGACGCCCTCCAGCGCCGGGCCCGCGAACTCGGCATGGTCCCCGGCGGCGACCCCGCCTTCCTCGGCCCCGACGGCACCGTGAAGGGCGTCCCCAGTGCCGCCCCCCGCTCAGCCGCCCTCACCGGGCCCCGCGCTCCCGAGGCGCTGACCTCCGCCCCGGGCACGGCCCCGGCCCTGCCCGCGCCCACCGCGTCACCCTCCGCCGGCCCGGCGAGCCCCGCCACCACGACCCCCGCGCCGGGCGGCACCCCCAGGTCCGCCCCCACCCCGACCCCCGGCAGGTGA
- a CDS encoding beta-class carbonic anhydrase: protein MTTSAAVPTGSEGAIAGAGSVTDRLVDANETYANAFTDPGMDARPVLQVAVVACMDARLDLHAALGLELGDCHTIRNAGGVVTDDVIRSLTISQRALGTRSVVLIHHTGCGLESLTEEFRHELEMEVGQRPAWAVEAFRDVDQDVRQSMQRVRTSPFLLHTDDVRGFVFDVRTGLLREIDPAGSGAAESA from the coding sequence ATGACGACTTCCGCAGCAGTTCCCACCGGATCCGAAGGCGCCATAGCGGGCGCCGGCAGCGTGACGGACCGCCTGGTCGACGCCAATGAGACGTACGCGAACGCGTTCACCGACCCCGGCATGGACGCGCGTCCGGTGCTCCAGGTGGCCGTGGTGGCCTGCATGGACGCCCGCCTCGACCTGCACGCCGCGCTCGGCCTGGAGCTGGGCGACTGTCACACCATCCGCAACGCGGGCGGCGTCGTCACCGACGACGTGATCCGCTCGCTGACCATCAGTCAGCGGGCGCTGGGCACCCGCAGCGTGGTCCTGATCCATCACACCGGGTGCGGCCTGGAGTCGCTCACCGAGGAGTTCCGGCACGAGCTGGAGATGGAGGTGGGCCAGCGCCCGGCGTGGGCGGTGGAGGCGTTCCGGGACGTGGACCAGGACGTGCGGCAGTCGATGCAGCGGGTGCGGACCTCGCCGTTCCTGCTGCACACCGATGATGTGCGCGGCTTCGTCTTCGACGTGCGTACCGGTCTGCTGCGCGAGATCGACCCGGCCGGGAGCGGCGCCGCCGAGTCGGCCTGA
- the rsmH gene encoding 16S rRNA (cytosine(1402)-N(4))-methyltransferase RsmH, whose amino-acid sequence MTESRHVPVMLQRCLDLLAPALERPGAVVVDCTLGLGGHSEALLTRFPEARLIGLDRDKEALRLSGERLAPFGDRATLVHAVYDELPEVLDRLGIPGVQGVLFDLGVSSMQLDEADRGFAYAQDAPLDMRMDQTTGISAAEVLNTYPPGELVRILRAYGEEKQAKRIVSAVVREREKEPFTNSARLVELIRDALPQAAKRTGGNPAKRTFQALRIEVNGELSVLERAVPAAVKALAVGGRIAVLSYQSLEDRLVKQVFAAGAANTAPPGLPVVPERYQPRLRLLTRGAELPTEEEIAENRRAAPARFRGVERIREDAE is encoded by the coding sequence TTGACCGAGAGTCGACACGTCCCGGTGATGCTCCAGCGCTGCCTGGACCTGCTGGCGCCCGCCCTGGAGCGGCCGGGAGCGGTGGTCGTCGACTGCACCCTCGGCCTCGGCGGCCACAGCGAGGCACTGCTGACACGCTTCCCCGAGGCCCGGCTGATCGGCCTCGACCGGGACAAGGAGGCGCTGCGCCTGTCCGGTGAGCGCCTCGCCCCCTTCGGCGACCGCGCCACCCTCGTGCACGCCGTCTACGACGAACTCCCCGAGGTGCTGGACCGCCTGGGCATCCCGGGCGTCCAGGGTGTCCTGTTCGACCTGGGCGTCTCCTCCATGCAGTTGGACGAGGCCGACCGCGGCTTCGCCTACGCCCAGGACGCCCCGCTCGACATGCGTATGGACCAGACGACCGGCATCAGCGCGGCCGAGGTCCTCAACACCTACCCGCCCGGCGAACTGGTCCGCATCCTGCGCGCGTACGGCGAGGAGAAGCAGGCCAAGCGGATCGTCTCCGCCGTCGTCCGCGAGCGCGAGAAGGAGCCGTTCACCAACAGCGCCCGCCTGGTCGAGCTGATCCGGGACGCGCTGCCGCAGGCGGCCAAGCGCACCGGCGGCAACCCGGCCAAGCGGACCTTCCAGGCCCTGCGCATCGAGGTCAACGGCGAACTGTCCGTACTGGAACGGGCCGTACCGGCCGCCGTGAAGGCCCTCGCGGTCGGCGGCCGCATCGCGGTGCTGTCGTACCAGTCGCTGGAGGACCGGCTGGTCAAGCAGGTGTTCGCGGCCGGAGCCGCCAACACCGCCCCGCCCGGACTGCCCGTCGTGCCCGAGCGCTACCAGCCCCGCCTGAGGCTCCTCACCCGCGGTGCCGAGCTCCCCACCGAGGAGGAGATCGCCGAGAACCGCCGGGCCGCCCCGGCCAGGTTCCGCGGCGTCGAGCGGATCAGGGAGGACGCCGAGTGA
- a CDS encoding DUF58 domain-containing protein, whose protein sequence is MSAGGRGGVRATLSGLTTRGRSFLAAGIAAAICAYVLGQDDLLRVGLLLAVLPLICAIVLHRTRHRVTADRGLAPTRVPATGEARVRLRVDNVSRLPTGLLMLQDRVPYVLGPRPRFVLDRVEPGGHREVSYRVRSDLRGRYRLGPLQVRLSDPFGMCELTRSFSAYDTLTVLPRVEPLPSVRFGGEALGHGDGRQRSLALAGEDDVIPRGYRHGDDLRRVHWRSTARHGELMVRREEQPRRSRCTVLLDTRAVAYEGAGPGSAFEWAVSGAASVVAHLLERGFSVRLLTDFGVTVTGEGGSGHERAAAAALMMDTLAVIDHSDGADLAGAYDVLRDGHDGLLVAFLGDLDGGQAASVARMRRRGGAVAFVLDPDGWTGDPAEVPEPDGPLSQRLRVLREGGWTALEVPRGASLEELWRQADRERPGPAALSGKARG, encoded by the coding sequence ATGTCCGCCGGGGGGCGGGGCGGGGTGCGCGCGACGCTGTCGGGGCTGACCACCCGCGGGCGCTCCTTCCTGGCCGCCGGGATCGCGGCCGCGATCTGCGCCTACGTGCTGGGCCAGGACGATCTGCTGCGGGTGGGCCTGCTGCTGGCGGTGCTGCCGCTGATCTGCGCGATCGTCCTGCACCGCACCCGGCACCGGGTGACGGCGGACCGGGGCCTCGCGCCCACGCGGGTGCCCGCGACCGGGGAGGCCCGGGTGCGGCTGCGGGTGGACAACGTCTCCCGACTGCCCACCGGCCTGCTGATGCTCCAGGACCGCGTGCCGTACGTGCTCGGACCCCGGCCCCGTTTCGTGCTGGACCGGGTCGAGCCGGGCGGTCACCGCGAGGTGTCCTACCGGGTGCGCTCGGACCTGCGCGGCAGGTACCGGCTCGGTCCGCTCCAGGTGCGGCTGAGCGACCCGTTCGGGATGTGTGAGCTGACCCGGTCCTTCTCGGCGTACGACACGCTGACGGTGCTGCCGCGTGTGGAGCCGCTGCCGTCGGTCCGCTTCGGCGGCGAGGCGCTCGGGCACGGCGACGGACGGCAGCGTTCGCTGGCGCTGGCCGGCGAGGACGACGTGATCCCGCGCGGCTACCGCCACGGCGACGACCTGCGCCGCGTGCACTGGCGCTCCACCGCGAGGCACGGCGAGCTGATGGTCCGCCGCGAGGAGCAGCCCCGGCGCTCGCGCTGCACGGTGCTGCTGGACACCCGCGCGGTGGCCTACGAGGGCGCGGGCCCCGGCTCGGCCTTCGAGTGGGCGGTGTCGGGGGCCGCCTCGGTGGTGGCGCATCTGCTGGAGCGGGGCTTCTCGGTGCGGCTGCTGACGGATTTCGGTGTCACGGTGACCGGCGAGGGCGGTTCGGGGCACGAGCGGGCGGCGGCGGCCGCGCTGATGATGGACACCCTCGCGGTGATCGACCACTCCGACGGCGCCGATCTGGCGGGCGCCTACGACGTGCTGCGCGACGGGCACGACGGGCTGCTGGTCGCCTTCCTCGGTGATCTCGACGGCGGCCAGGCGGCCTCGGTGGCGCGGATGCGCCGTCGGGGCGGTGCGGTCGCCTTCGTGCTCGACCCGGACGGCTGGACGGGCGATCCGGCGGAGGTGCCGGAGCCGGACGGCCCGCTCTCCCAGCGGCTGCGGGTGCTGCGCGAGGGCGGCTGGACGGCGCTGGAGGTGCCGCGCGGGGCCTCGCTGGAGGAGCTGTGGCGGCAGGCGGACCGGGAGCGGCCGGGTCCGGCCGCGCTGAGCGGGAAGGCACGGGGATGA
- a CDS encoding AAA family ATPase has translation MTTYDDRASQGGVPARAESGAGRELTATAERVRASVEDVIEGKPEVVRLALTVLLAEGHLLIEDVPGVGKTMLAKALARSIDCSVRRIQFTPDLLPSDITGVSIWDQRGGDFEFKPGAIFAQIVIGDEINRASPKTQSALLESMEERQVTIDGHSYELPSPFMVVATQNPVEMEGTYPLPEAQRDRFMARVSVGYPSVEAELRMLDVHGGASPLEDLEPVAHAHEIVKLIETVRGVHVSEAVRRYAVELVAATRVHPDLRLGASPRATLHLLRAAKASAALEGREYALPDDVQALASAVLAHRLLPTSEAQLNGRTAEDTVREIIQHTPVPTTGRQSGYDGLGVPAAYPPRHPRGL, from the coding sequence GTGACGACCTATGACGATCGGGCGAGCCAGGGGGGCGTCCCCGCTCGGGCGGAGTCGGGCGCGGGGCGGGAGCTGACCGCCACCGCGGAGCGTGTCCGCGCTTCGGTGGAGGACGTGATCGAGGGCAAGCCCGAGGTCGTACGGCTCGCGCTGACCGTGCTCCTGGCCGAGGGGCATCTGCTGATCGAGGACGTCCCCGGCGTGGGCAAGACCATGCTGGCCAAGGCGCTGGCGCGGTCCATCGACTGCTCGGTGCGGCGCATCCAGTTCACCCCCGACCTGCTGCCCTCGGACATCACCGGGGTCTCCATCTGGGACCAGCGGGGCGGCGACTTCGAGTTCAAGCCGGGTGCGATCTTCGCGCAGATCGTGATCGGCGACGAGATCAACCGCGCCTCCCCCAAGACCCAGTCGGCCCTGCTGGAGTCCATGGAGGAGCGGCAGGTCACCATCGACGGCCACAGCTACGAACTGCCGAGCCCTTTCATGGTGGTGGCGACGCAGAACCCGGTCGAGATGGAGGGCACGTATCCGCTGCCCGAGGCCCAGCGCGACCGCTTCATGGCCAGGGTCTCCGTGGGCTACCCCAGTGTCGAGGCCGAGCTGCGGATGCTGGACGTGCACGGCGGGGCCTCCCCGCTGGAGGACCTGGAGCCGGTGGCGCACGCGCACGAGATCGTGAAGCTGATCGAGACGGTGCGCGGGGTGCACGTCTCGGAGGCGGTGCGGCGGTACGCGGTGGAGCTGGTCGCCGCCACCCGTGTCCACCCCGACCTCAGACTCGGCGCCTCCCCGCGCGCGACGCTGCATCTGCTGCGCGCGGCGAAGGCGTCCGCGGCCCTGGAGGGCAGGGAGTACGCGCTGCCGGACGATGTGCAGGCGCTCGCCTCCGCGGTCCTCGCGCACCGTCTGCTGCCCACCTCCGAGGCCCAGTTGAACGGCCGGACGGCCGAGGACACGGTGCGGGAGATCATCCAGCACACCCCCGTGCCCACCACCGGACGCCAGAGCGGTTACGACGGCCTGGGTGTCCCGGCGGCGTATCCCCCGCGGCATCCCCGGGGTCTGTGA
- a CDS encoding UDP-N-acetylmuramoyl-L-alanyl-D-glutamate--2,6-diaminopimelate ligase, which translates to MTTITPDDGNRGTPRTAREPRFSSGAGTPGTLTAVPHADQSQTTQKGVSVTNPGPPRPVQVSAISLAELAGQLGTAAPAESTEPVGVTGITHDSRAVRPGDVYAALPGARLHGADFATQAAGLGAVAVLTDPAGAERAAATGLPVLAVEDPRARMGELAATIYGRPGRDMLQIGITGTSGKTTTAYLVEGGLKAAGRSTGLVGTVETRIGETRIKSERTTPEATDLQALFAVMRERGTDAVAMEVSSHALVLGRVDGCVFDIAVFNNLSPEHMEFHSGMEDYFQAKAGLFTPARSRLGVVNADDEYGRRLVTEATVPVVTFSAEGHPDADWRAEDVQIGPMDSTFTALGPNGERVHARSPLPGPFNVANTLAALAALAAAGIDPQTAADGIAAVPGVPGRLERVDAGQPYLAVVDYAHKTDAVESVLKALRKVTKGRLHLVLGCGGDRDRTKRAPMGAAAARYADTAVLTSDNPRSEDPLAILATMLEGAASVPAHERGEVLLFEERAAAIAAAVGRAAAGDTVLVAGKGHEQGQDIAGVIRPFDDRQVLREAIQNTQG; encoded by the coding sequence GTGACAACGATCACCCCCGACGACGGGAACCGAGGGACTCCCCGCACCGCCCGCGAGCCCCGTTTTAGCTCCGGAGCGGGTACTCCCGGTACGCTCACCGCCGTGCCACACGCCGATCAGTCCCAAACCACTCAGAAGGGCGTTTCCGTGACAAATCCGGGACCGCCGCGACCGGTTCAGGTCTCCGCCATCTCCCTCGCGGAACTGGCCGGTCAACTGGGTACCGCCGCGCCCGCCGAGTCCACCGAGCCTGTCGGGGTCACCGGGATCACCCATGACTCGCGGGCCGTCCGCCCCGGCGACGTGTACGCCGCCCTGCCCGGCGCCCGGCTGCACGGTGCCGACTTCGCCACCCAGGCCGCCGGGCTCGGCGCCGTCGCCGTGCTGACCGATCCCGCGGGCGCCGAGCGCGCCGCCGCGACCGGACTGCCGGTGCTGGCCGTCGAGGACCCGCGCGCGCGGATGGGCGAACTGGCCGCCACCATCTACGGCCGCCCCGGCCGGGACATGCTCCAGATCGGCATCACCGGCACCTCTGGCAAGACCACCACCGCCTACCTGGTCGAGGGCGGTCTGAAGGCCGCCGGCCGCTCCACCGGCCTGGTCGGCACGGTCGAGACCCGCATCGGCGAGACGCGCATCAAGTCCGAGCGCACCACCCCCGAGGCCACCGACCTCCAGGCGCTGTTCGCCGTCATGCGCGAGCGAGGCACCGACGCCGTCGCCATGGAGGTCTCCAGCCACGCCCTGGTCCTCGGCCGGGTCGACGGCTGCGTCTTCGACATCGCGGTCTTCAACAACCTCAGCCCGGAGCACATGGAGTTCCACTCCGGCATGGAGGACTACTTCCAGGCCAAGGCGGGCCTGTTCACCCCCGCGCGCAGCAGGCTCGGCGTGGTCAACGCCGACGACGAGTACGGCCGCAGGCTCGTCACCGAGGCCACCGTCCCGGTCGTCACCTTCTCCGCCGAGGGCCACCCGGACGCCGACTGGCGCGCCGAGGACGTGCAGATCGGCCCCATGGACTCGACGTTCACCGCGCTCGGCCCGAACGGCGAGCGCGTGCACGCCCGTTCGCCGCTGCCCGGCCCGTTCAACGTGGCCAACACCCTCGCCGCGCTGGCCGCCCTCGCCGCCGCCGGGATCGACCCGCAGACCGCCGCCGACGGCATCGCCGCGGTCCCCGGCGTCCCCGGCCGCCTGGAGCGCGTCGACGCCGGACAGCCCTACCTCGCCGTCGTCGACTACGCCCACAAGACCGACGCGGTCGAGTCGGTGCTCAAGGCGCTGCGCAAGGTCACCAAGGGCCGGCTGCACCTCGTGCTCGGCTGCGGCGGCGACCGCGACCGCACCAAGCGCGCCCCGATGGGCGCCGCCGCGGCCCGGTACGCCGACACGGCCGTACTGACCTCCGACAACCCCCGCTCCGAGGACCCCCTGGCGATCCTGGCGACCATGCTCGAAGGCGCCGCCTCCGTGCCCGCGCACGAGCGGGGCGAGGTGCTGCTCTTCGAGGAGCGGGCCGCCGCCATCGCCGCCGCCGTGGGCCGCGCGGCCGCCGGTGACACGGTGCTGGTCGCGGGCAAGGGCCATGAGCAGGGCCAGGACATCGCCGGCGTGATCCGTCCCTTCGACGACCGCCAGGTGCTCCGCGAAGCTATCCAGAACACCCAGGGATGA